From the Pseudomonas baltica genome, one window contains:
- a CDS encoding Hpt domain-containing protein → MTESATNPHVDEKVLSALQEVMEDEYPALLDTFLSDSQHRLLALQAASDPQAISQAAHSFKGSSSNMGALVLAQLCSRLEQCANQPNGGDIQQLIREIDHEFGEVKPVYERERERYSA, encoded by the coding sequence ATGACCGAATCAGCAACCAATCCCCATGTCGACGAGAAAGTGCTGTCCGCGCTGCAGGAGGTCATGGAAGATGAATACCCGGCGCTGCTTGACACCTTCCTCAGTGACTCCCAGCATCGCCTCCTGGCATTGCAGGCGGCCTCCGACCCCCAGGCGATCAGCCAGGCGGCGCACAGCTTCAAGGGCAGCAGCAGCAATATGGGTGCGCTCGTGCTGGCGCAGTTATGTTCCCGACTCGAACAATGCGCCAATCAGCCAAATGGTGGCGACATCCAGCAATTGATTCGCGAAATCGACCATGAATTCGGTGAAGTGAAGCCCGTCTACGAGCGTGAACGCGAGCGATATTCCGCCTGA
- a CDS encoding fused response regulator/phosphatase: protein MPKPDPLTVLIADDNMTDRMLLSSIVRRQGHYVVQAENGEEAVRVFETQRPQLVLLDAMMPVMDGFEAARRIKAMAGEELVPIIFLTSMTEEQALVACLEAGGDDFLAKPYNQVILAAKITAMDRLRRLQATVLEQRNQISQHHEYLLNEQRVAKAVFDQIAHSGCLSSLNIRYMQSPYALFNGDLLLASFTPSGDMHVLLGDFTGHGLPAAVGAMPVAEVFYGMTAKGYGLAEILREMNAKLKRILPVDMFCCATMLNVSFQRLQVEVWNGGLPDGYILCQGGERIALQSRHLPLGVLSRQSFNDKTEVHSLSQGDQLFLLSDGVIDTANGEDQLFGAERLDTVLSNNRWPHRLFEEIQSALDEFRGESRDDVSMVQIFVVETASLPHTPVIFSDSGQSSPLDWSAAFEYRGETLRRFNPLPNLLQSLQEVHGLRVQSGALYSVLTELYSNALEHGVLGLDSALKRDAQGFAQYYRQRNERLDALAEGFIRLQLRVSPDAQGGGRLTIRVEDSGNGFDVPEILARPTPSQGLSGRGMSLVRQLSEHAVWAEDGRSVCVEFSWQRPVGN, encoded by the coding sequence CTGCCCAAGCCCGACCCGCTAACGGTGTTGATCGCCGACGACAACATGACCGATCGCATGTTGCTGTCCTCTATCGTCCGCCGGCAGGGCCATTACGTGGTGCAGGCCGAGAACGGTGAAGAAGCGGTGCGGGTATTCGAAACCCAGCGTCCGCAACTTGTACTGCTCGACGCGATGATGCCGGTGATGGATGGCTTCGAAGCGGCGCGGCGGATCAAGGCCATGGCCGGCGAAGAGCTGGTACCGATCATCTTCCTGACGTCCATGACCGAAGAACAGGCACTGGTAGCCTGCCTCGAAGCCGGCGGCGACGATTTTCTGGCCAAGCCCTATAACCAGGTGATACTGGCCGCCAAGATCACCGCGATGGATCGCCTGCGACGCCTGCAGGCCACGGTCCTGGAGCAGCGCAACCAGATCTCCCAGCACCATGAATACCTGCTCAACGAGCAGCGAGTCGCCAAGGCGGTGTTCGATCAGATCGCCCACTCCGGTTGCCTCAGCTCGCTGAACATTCGTTACATGCAGTCGCCCTATGCCTTGTTCAACGGCGACCTGCTGCTGGCCTCGTTCACCCCGTCGGGCGACATGCACGTGCTGCTCGGCGATTTTACCGGCCATGGCCTGCCGGCGGCCGTCGGTGCCATGCCGGTGGCCGAAGTGTTCTATGGCATGACCGCCAAGGGCTACGGCCTGGCGGAAATCCTGCGGGAGATGAACGCCAAGCTCAAGCGCATCTTGCCGGTGGACATGTTCTGCTGCGCCACGATGCTCAATGTCAGCTTCCAGCGCTTGCAGGTGGAGGTCTGGAACGGCGGGCTGCCGGACGGCTACATTCTCTGTCAGGGCGGCGAGCGTATCGCGCTGCAATCGCGCCATCTGCCGCTGGGCGTACTATCGCGCCAGAGCTTCAACGACAAGACCGAGGTGCACTCGCTCAGTCAGGGCGACCAATTGTTCCTGCTGTCCGATGGCGTGATCGACACCGCCAACGGCGAGGACCAATTGTTCGGAGCCGAGCGGCTCGATACCGTATTGAGTAACAACCGCTGGCCGCATCGGTTGTTCGAGGAAATACAGAGCGCGCTCGATGAGTTCCGTGGCGAATCACGGGACGACGTCAGCATGGTGCAGATTTTCGTGGTCGAGACGGCCAGCTTGCCGCACACCCCGGTGATTTTTTCCGACAGCGGCCAGTCGAGTCCGCTGGACTGGTCGGCCGCTTTTGAATATCGTGGGGAAACCTTGCGTCGCTTCAACCCGCTGCCCAACTTGCTGCAGTCGCTGCAAGAGGTGCATGGTCTGCGAGTTCAGAGTGGCGCTCTCTATAGCGTGTTGACCGAGCTATACTCCAATGCGCTGGAGCATGGTGTGCTGGGCCTGGACTCGGCGCTCAAGCGTGACGCTCAGGGGTTTGCCCAGTATTACCGTCAGCGCAACGAGCGTCTCGACGCATTGGCCGAAGGCTTCATCCGCCTGCAGTTGCGGGTATCGCCGGATGCGCAGGGCGGTGGTAGGCTGACCATTCGCGTCGAAGACAGCGGTAATGGTTTCGATGTACCCGAGATACTGGCACGTCCCACACCGTCCCAGGGGCTGTCCGGGCGTGGGATGAGCCTGGTCCGGCAGCTCAGCGAGCATGCAGTCTGGGCTGAGGACGGGCGCAGTGTATGTGTCGAATTTTCCTGGCAGCGTCCGGTCGGCAATTGA
- a CDS encoding STAS domain-containing protein, whose product MTDVTAKPSEDGKTLTIEIRGRFDFGAHQAFRDAYERVHPKPAKFIINLKDTNYLDSSALGMLLLLRDHAGGDHAQVQVIHSTPDVRKILGISNFDKLFNIS is encoded by the coding sequence ATGACCGATGTAACTGCCAAACCTTCTGAAGATGGGAAAACATTGACCATCGAGATCAGGGGACGCTTCGACTTTGGCGCCCATCAGGCGTTTCGTGATGCTTATGAAAGGGTTCACCCCAAGCCGGCGAAGTTCATCATCAATCTCAAGGATACGAACTACCTCGACAGTTCCGCTTTGGGCATGCTGTTGCTGTTGCGTGATCATGCGGGTGGCGATCACGCGCAGGTGCAGGTTATCCACAGCACTCCCGATGTACGCAAGATCCTCGGCATCTCCAACTTCGACAAGCTGTTCAACATCTCTTGA
- the fliJ gene encoding flagellar export protein FliJ, with translation MAMSRAARLAPVVEMAESVEKKAAQRMGHFQGQVNLSHAKLAELEKFRSDYQQQWMTHGSRGVSGQWLMNYQRFLNQLETAVAQQHKSLAWHQGNLNGARVVWQKAYARVEGLRKLVLRYAEEARRLEDRREQRLLDELAQRLPQREQY, from the coding sequence ATGGCGATGAGTCGAGCGGCGCGTCTGGCGCCCGTGGTGGAAATGGCCGAGAGCGTCGAGAAAAAGGCGGCGCAGCGGATGGGGCATTTTCAGGGCCAGGTCAACCTGTCTCACGCCAAGCTCGCGGAGCTGGAAAAATTTCGCAGCGACTATCAGCAGCAATGGATGACCCACGGTAGCCGCGGCGTCTCCGGGCAGTGGCTGATGAACTATCAGCGCTTCCTCAATCAGCTTGAGACCGCCGTGGCCCAGCAGCACAAGAGCCTGGCGTGGCACCAAGGCAACCTCAACGGCGCCCGGGTCGTGTGGCAAAAAGCCTATGCGCGCGTCGAGGGCCTGCGCAAGCTGGTGCTGCGCTATGCTGAAGAAGCGCGGCGGCTCGAGGATCGACGCGAACAGCGATTGCTCGATGAATTGGCGCAGCGCCTGCCGCAACGCGAGCAATACTGA
- the fliI gene encoding flagellar protein export ATPase FliI, whose translation MHLNRTSFVKRLSSYPQAIDLPRQPVVEGRLLRMVGLTLEAEGLRAAMGSRCRVINDVSYDAVEVEAEVMGFSGSKVFLMPVGSVAGIAPGARVVPLADTGRLPMGMTMLGRVLDGAGRALDGKGGMKAEDWVPMDGPTINPLKRDPISQPLDVGIRSINGLLTVGRGQRLGLFAGTGVGKSVLLGMMTRFTEADIIVVGLIGERGREVKEFIEHSLGPEGLKRSVVVASPADDAPLMRLRAAMYCTRIAEYFRDKGKNVLLLMDSLTRFAQAQREIALAIGEPPATKGYPPSVFAKLPKLVERAGNAEAGGGSITAFYTVLSEGDDQQDPIADSARGVLDGHIVLSRRLAEEGHYPAIDIEASISRVMPSVVSPQHMTQAQQFKQLWSRYQQSRDLISVGAYVAGGDRETDLAIALQPTLVRYLRQGLQENESLQDSSDRLAAVFNPVAPG comes from the coding sequence ATGCATCTTAATCGCACCAGCTTCGTCAAGCGCCTGTCGAGTTATCCACAGGCCATCGATCTGCCACGCCAGCCAGTCGTCGAAGGACGGCTGCTGCGCATGGTCGGCCTGACCCTTGAAGCCGAGGGCCTGCGGGCCGCCATGGGCAGCCGTTGTCGAGTGATCAACGACGTCAGTTACGACGCCGTCGAGGTCGAGGCCGAGGTCATGGGCTTTTCCGGCAGCAAGGTGTTTCTGATGCCGGTGGGCAGCGTCGCCGGCATCGCGCCGGGCGCCCGCGTAGTGCCATTGGCCGATACCGGCCGCCTGCCCATGGGCATGACCATGCTCGGGCGGGTGCTTGACGGTGCCGGCCGCGCGCTCGACGGCAAGGGCGGGATGAAGGCCGAAGACTGGGTGCCGATGGATGGCCCGACCATCAACCCGCTCAAGCGCGACCCCATCAGCCAGCCGCTGGACGTGGGCATCCGCTCGATCAACGGCTTGCTCACCGTCGGTCGCGGCCAGCGCCTGGGGCTGTTCGCCGGTACCGGGGTGGGCAAGAGTGTGCTGCTCGGCATGATGACGCGCTTTACCGAGGCCGACATCATCGTGGTCGGGCTGATCGGCGAGCGTGGCCGTGAGGTCAAGGAGTTCATCGAGCACAGCCTAGGGCCCGAAGGTCTCAAGCGCTCCGTGGTGGTCGCTTCGCCAGCGGACGATGCGCCGCTGATGCGCCTGCGGGCCGCCATGTATTGCACGCGTATTGCCGAGTATTTCCGCGACAAGGGCAAGAACGTCTTGTTGCTGATGGACTCCTTGACCCGTTTTGCCCAGGCTCAGCGCGAAATCGCCCTGGCCATCGGCGAGCCGCCGGCGACCAAGGGCTATCCACCGTCGGTGTTTGCCAAATTGCCCAAGCTGGTGGAACGTGCTGGCAACGCCGAGGCAGGGGGCGGCTCGATCACGGCGTTCTATACCGTACTGTCCGAGGGCGACGATCAGCAGGACCCCATCGCCGACTCGGCGCGTGGCGTACTCGACGGCCATATCGTGCTGTCTCGTCGCCTGGCCGAGGAGGGGCATTACCCGGCCATCGACATCGAGGCCTCGATCAGTCGGGTCATGCCCTCGGTAGTCAGCCCGCAGCACATGACCCAGGCTCAGCAGTTCAAGCAGCTGTGGTCGCGTTATCAACAGAGCCGCGATTTGATCAGCGTCGGCGCCTACGTGGCCGGCGGTGATCGCGAGACCGACTTGGCGATCGCGCTGCAGCCCACGTTGGTGCGCTACCTGCGCCAGGGTCTGCAGGAAAACGAAAGCCTGCAGGACAGTAGCGACCGCCTCGCGGCCGTGTTCAATCCTGTGGCGCCAGGCTGA
- the fliG gene encoding flagellar motor switch protein FliG, with the protein MSSNQAIVAPKLTKVDKAAILLLSLGETDAAQVLRHMGPKEVQRVGVAMAQMRNVHREQVEQVMTEFVASVGDQTSLGVGSDTYIRKMLTSALGEDKANGLIDRILLGGNTSGLDSLKWMEPRAVADVIRFEHPQIQAIVVAYLDPDQAGEVLGHFDHKVRLDIILRVSSLNTVQPAALKELNTILEKQFAGNSTTSRTTLGGIKRAADIMNFLDSSVEGQLMDSIREVDEDLSGQIEDLMFVFNNLKDVDDRGIQALLREVSSDVLVVALKGADDGVKEKIFKNMSKRASELLRDDLEAKGPVRVSDVETAQKEILTIARRMAEAGEIVLGGKGGEEMI; encoded by the coding sequence ATGAGTAGCAATCAGGCCATAGTTGCCCCCAAACTGACCAAGGTCGACAAGGCCGCCATTCTCCTCCTTTCGCTGGGTGAAACCGACGCGGCCCAAGTGTTGCGGCACATGGGCCCGAAGGAAGTGCAACGAGTGGGCGTGGCCATGGCGCAGATGCGCAACGTGCACCGCGAACAGGTCGAGCAGGTGATGACCGAGTTCGTCGCCAGCGTGGGCGACCAGACCAGCCTCGGCGTCGGCTCGGACACCTACATCCGCAAGATGCTCACTTCGGCATTGGGCGAAGACAAGGCCAACGGTCTGATCGACCGCATCCTGCTGGGTGGCAACACCAGCGGCCTGGACAGCCTCAAGTGGATGGAGCCGCGTGCCGTGGCTGACGTCATCCGTTTCGAGCACCCACAGATTCAAGCCATCGTGGTCGCGTATCTCGACCCTGATCAGGCGGGCGAGGTGCTCGGGCACTTCGACCACAAGGTGCGTCTGGATATCATCCTGCGGGTGTCGTCGCTCAACACTGTGCAACCTGCGGCCCTGAAAGAACTCAACACGATCCTCGAGAAGCAGTTCGCCGGCAACTCGACCACGTCCCGGACCACGCTGGGCGGTATCAAGCGCGCGGCCGATATCATGAACTTCCTCGACAGTTCGGTCGAAGGCCAGCTCATGGATTCGATCCGCGAAGTGGACGAGGATCTGTCCGGTCAGATCGAAGACCTGATGTTCGTCTTCAACAACCTCAAGGACGTCGACGACCGCGGCATCCAGGCGCTGCTGCGCGAGGTGTCTTCGGACGTACTGGTGGTGGCGCTCAAGGGTGCCGACGACGGGGTCAAGGAAAAGATTTTCAAGAACATGTCCAAGCGTGCCTCGGAACTGCTGCGCGACGACCTCGAGGCCAAAGGCCCGGTACGCGTCAGCGACGTCGAAACCGCGCAGAAGGAAATCCTCACCATCGCCCGCCGCATGGCCGAAGCCGGCGAGATCGTGCTGGGTGGCAAAGGCGGCGAGGAAATGATCTGA
- the fliF gene encoding flagellar basal-body MS-ring/collar protein FliF: MAEAVDNVPAKAGGAGGKSSLPGLNFLDNITKMPVLRQVGLLVGLAASVAIGFAVVLWSQQPDYRPLVGSLAGMDTKQVMDTLATANISYNIEPTSGALLVKAEDLSRARLALASAGVVQGDGNVGFEILDKDQGLGTSQFMEATRYRRGLEGELARTISSLNGIRAARVHLAIPKSSVFVRDERKPTASVLVEMYGGRTLDPGQVMAIVNLVATSIPEMDKSGVTVVDQKGNLLSDQGGSSELAMAGKQFDYTRRMEGMLTQRVQSILAPVLGNDRYKAEVSAMVDFSAVESTSEQFNPDQPALRSEQSTTEQRSSSSGPSGVPGALSNQPPAPATAPQTTAGGAAGAATAIQPGQPLVDANGQQIMDPATGQPMLAPYPADKRQQSTKNFELDRSISHTRQQQGRLQRLSVAVVVDDQAKVNAANGEVTHTPWSAEDLARFTRLVQDAVGFDASRGDSVTVINSAFAPDTGEVIPSIPFYSQPWFWDVVKQALGVLFILVLVFGVLRPVLNNITGGGKGGKGLAASGGDGAMMGAGMAGGGFAGGMMGDVADDRVSLGGPQSILLPSPSEGYDAQLNAIKSLVAEDPGRVAQVVKEWINADE; encoded by the coding sequence ATGGCTGAAGCAGTGGATAACGTACCGGCAAAAGCAGGCGGCGCAGGGGGCAAGAGTTCCCTGCCGGGCCTGAATTTCCTGGATAACATCACCAAGATGCCGGTGCTCCGGCAGGTCGGCCTGTTGGTCGGGCTGGCTGCCAGTGTGGCCATCGGTTTTGCCGTGGTCCTGTGGTCGCAACAGCCGGATTATCGTCCGCTGGTTGGCAGTCTGGCGGGTATGGACACCAAGCAGGTGATGGACACCCTGGCTACCGCCAATATCAGCTACAACATCGAGCCGACCTCCGGTGCCTTGCTGGTCAAGGCCGAGGACCTGTCCCGAGCACGTCTGGCGCTGGCGTCCGCCGGCGTAGTACAGGGCGATGGCAACGTCGGTTTCGAAATTCTCGACAAGGACCAGGGCCTGGGCACCAGCCAGTTCATGGAGGCGACGCGTTACCGTCGCGGCCTCGAAGGCGAATTGGCGCGCACCATTTCCAGCCTCAACGGCATCCGCGCCGCACGCGTGCACCTGGCGATTCCGAAAAGCTCGGTGTTCGTGCGTGACGAGCGCAAGCCGACCGCCTCGGTATTGGTGGAGATGTACGGCGGCCGCACCCTCGATCCTGGTCAGGTAATGGCGATCGTCAATCTGGTCGCTACCAGCATCCCTGAAATGGACAAGTCCGGCGTGACCGTGGTCGATCAGAAGGGCAACCTGTTGTCCGACCAAGGCGGCAGCTCCGAGTTGGCCATGGCTGGCAAGCAATTCGACTATACCCGGCGTATGGAAGGCATGCTGACTCAACGTGTGCAGAGCATTCTGGCGCCGGTATTGGGCAACGATCGCTACAAGGCGGAAGTCTCGGCCATGGTCGACTTCAGCGCCGTGGAATCGACTTCCGAACAGTTCAATCCCGATCAACCGGCACTGCGCAGCGAGCAATCAACCACCGAGCAGCGTTCCAGCAGCAGCGGCCCATCGGGTGTGCCGGGTGCCTTGAGCAACCAGCCGCCAGCCCCTGCGACTGCTCCGCAAACCACGGCAGGCGGGGCGGCGGGCGCTGCCACCGCGATTCAGCCTGGGCAACCGCTGGTGGACGCCAACGGCCAGCAGATCATGGACCCGGCCACAGGCCAGCCGATGCTCGCGCCGTATCCGGCTGACAAGCGTCAGCAGTCGACCAAGAACTTCGAGCTCGACCGTTCCATCAGCCACACCCGTCAGCAGCAGGGTCGCTTGCAGCGCCTGTCGGTGGCGGTGGTGGTGGACGATCAGGCCAAGGTCAACGCCGCCAATGGCGAAGTCACCCACACGCCGTGGAGCGCCGAAGATCTGGCGCGCTTCACACGCCTGGTGCAAGACGCGGTGGGTTTCGATGCCAGCCGTGGCGACAGCGTGACGGTGATTAACTCGGCATTCGCACCCGATACCGGTGAAGTGATCCCGAGCATTCCGTTCTACTCGCAGCCCTGGTTCTGGGATGTGGTCAAGCAGGCCCTGGGTGTGCTGTTCATCCTGGTGCTGGTGTTCGGCGTACTGCGCCCGGTGCTCAACAACATCACCGGTGGTGGCAAGGGCGGCAAGGGCCTGGCGGCCTCCGGTGGTGACGGCGCGATGATGGGCGCCGGCATGGCCGGTGGCGGCTTTGCGGGTGGCATGATGGGTGATGTGGCCGACGATCGCGTCAGCCTTGGCGGGCCGCAGAGCATCTTGCTACCAAGCCCTAGCGAAGGTTATGACGCGCAGTTGAATGCAATCAAAAGTCTGGTGGCCGAAGATCCGGGCCGTGTGGCCCAGGTCGTGAAAGAGTGGATTAACGCCGATGAGTAG
- the fliE gene encoding flagellar hook-basal body complex protein FliE, whose protein sequence is MSQGIEFNRLMMDMRAMQAEAMGSSAKAATAVPEVTGSSFADLLGNAVGKVNETQQASNQLSNAFEIGKSGVDITDVMISSQKAQVSFQALTQVRNKLVQAYQDIMQMPV, encoded by the coding sequence ATGAGCCAAGGTATTGAATTCAACCGTTTGATGATGGACATGCGTGCCATGCAGGCCGAAGCCATGGGTTCGTCGGCCAAGGCTGCGACGGCTGTGCCGGAAGTCACTGGCAGCAGCTTCGCCGATCTGCTCGGCAATGCCGTGGGCAAGGTCAACGAAACGCAGCAGGCTTCGAATCAGCTGTCCAACGCCTTCGAGATCGGCAAGAGCGGTGTGGACATCACCGACGTCATGATTTCGTCGCAGAAAGCCCAGGTTTCCTTCCAGGCGCTCACGCAAGTGCGCAATAAACTGGTCCAAGCTTACCAAGACATCATGCAGATGCCGGTCTGA
- a CDS encoding sigma-54 dependent transcriptional regulator, translated as MQATGQREIKVLLVEDDRALREALGDTLELGGCAYRAVSCAEDALQAVTREAFGLVISDVNMPGMDGHQLLARLRALQPQLPVLLMTAHGAVERAVDAMRQGAADYLVKPFEPRTLLDLVARHALGSVQNNDGDGPVAQEPASAQLLELAARVARSDSTVLISGESGTGKEVLARYIHLQSGRATQPFVAINCAAIPDNMLEATLFGHEKGSFTGAIAAQAGKFEQADGGTLLLDEISEMPLGLQAKLLRVLQEREVERVGGRKPITLDIRVIATTNRDLAGEVAAGRFREDLYYRLSVFPLAWKPLRERTADILPLAERLLAKHVNKMKHAPVRLCEDAEDCLVSYAWPGNVRELDNAIQRALILQQGGIIRAEDFCLAGPIGSVHLPPVGAPALLRAPNVSIPTSKAEDEPQALSGLGDDLRRREFEVIIDTLRTERGRRKEAAERLGISPRTLRYKLAQMRDAGMDVEAFLFAS; from the coding sequence ATGCAAGCCACAGGCCAGAGAGAAATCAAGGTATTGCTGGTCGAGGATGACCGCGCCCTGCGCGAAGCCCTCGGCGATACCCTCGAACTGGGCGGCTGCGCCTACCGCGCCGTGAGCTGCGCGGAGGACGCCTTGCAGGCGGTGACCCGCGAAGCGTTCGGGTTGGTGATCAGTGACGTCAACATGCCCGGCATGGATGGCCATCAACTGTTGGCACGTCTGCGTGCCTTGCAGCCGCAATTGCCGGTACTGTTGATGACGGCCCATGGCGCCGTCGAGCGTGCGGTCGACGCCATGCGCCAAGGGGCGGCGGATTATCTGGTGAAGCCGTTCGAGCCTCGCACATTGCTCGATCTGGTGGCGCGCCACGCCTTGGGCAGCGTGCAAAATAACGACGGTGACGGTCCGGTGGCGCAAGAGCCGGCCAGCGCACAATTGCTCGAACTGGCAGCACGCGTCGCCCGCAGCGATTCGACCGTGTTGATTTCCGGCGAATCCGGTACCGGCAAGGAAGTGCTGGCCCGCTACATTCATCTACAATCGGGGCGCGCCACTCAGCCATTTGTAGCGATCAACTGTGCAGCCATCCCCGATAACATGCTCGAGGCCACCTTGTTCGGCCACGAGAAAGGTTCGTTCACGGGCGCCATTGCCGCCCAGGCGGGCAAATTCGAGCAAGCGGACGGCGGTACCCTGTTGCTCGACGAGATTTCCGAAATGCCCCTGGGCCTGCAGGCCAAGCTGCTGCGGGTGCTGCAAGAGCGGGAAGTGGAACGAGTGGGTGGGCGCAAGCCGATTACCCTCGACATCCGCGTGATTGCCACCACCAACCGTGATCTGGCCGGGGAAGTGGCGGCCGGGCGTTTTCGCGAAGACCTTTACTATCGTCTGTCGGTTTTCCCCTTGGCGTGGAAGCCCTTGCGCGAGCGGACCGCCGATATTCTGCCGCTGGCCGAGCGGCTGCTGGCCAAGCACGTCAATAAAATGAAGCACGCGCCCGTGCGGCTGTGCGAGGACGCTGAAGACTGCCTGGTCAGTTACGCCTGGCCCGGCAATGTGCGCGAACTGGACAACGCCATTCAACGTGCGTTGATCCTGCAACAGGGCGGCATCATCCGCGCCGAGGACTTCTGCCTGGCGGGGCCTATCGGCAGTGTCCACCTGCCGCCGGTCGGGGCCCCTGCCTTGTTGCGCGCTCCCAATGTTTCAATCCCGACAAGCAAGGCGGAAGATGAACCTCAGGCCCTCAGCGGCCTGGGTGACGATCTGCGGCGGCGCGAATTCGAGGTCATCATCGATACCCTGCGCACCGAACGCGGACGGCGCAAGGAGGCGGCCGAGCGCCTGGGTATCAGCCCCCGTACCCTGCGTTACAAACTGGCGCAGATGCGCGACGCGGGCATGGACGTCGAGGCGTTTTTGTTCGCTAGCTAA
- a CDS encoding ATP-binding protein — protein sequence MSQAAPMSSTPPAGFTATAISDPQAAERPSLEQAFALFNQVSSQLSESYSLLETRVAELKGELAVVSAQRMAELAEKEVIANRLQSLLNLLPGGVIVIDSHGQVREANPAAADLLGEPLEGELWRNVISRCFSPREDDGHEISLKDGRRLSIATRSLDAEPGQLVLLNDLTETRRLQGELARHERLSSLGRMVASLAHQIRTPLSAALLYASHLTEQILPAETQQRFAGRLKERLHELEHQVRDMLVFARGELPLNDRLTPDALFDALQEAAHVQLEGQQVRWQCDTVQGELLCNRDTLVGTVLNLIENAVQASGGQARIKVHLYRRANTLRLCVTDSGSGIDAKTLARLGEPFFTTKTTGTGLGLAVVKAVARAHQGELQLRSRPGRGTRAMVTLPLFATQE from the coding sequence ATGTCCCAGGCCGCCCCCATGTCTTCGACCCCGCCAGCTGGCTTCACAGCCACCGCCATTTCTGACCCGCAGGCTGCCGAACGGCCGAGCCTGGAGCAGGCGTTTGCGCTGTTCAACCAGGTGTCCAGCCAGCTCAGCGAGTCCTACAGCCTGCTCGAAACCCGGGTCGCTGAACTCAAGGGCGAGCTGGCGGTGGTGAGTGCTCAGCGCATGGCCGAACTGGCGGAGAAAGAAGTCATCGCCAACCGCTTGCAGAGTCTGCTTAACCTGCTGCCGGGGGGCGTGATCGTCATCGATTCCCACGGCCAGGTACGCGAGGCCAATCCGGCGGCGGCCGACTTGCTTGGGGAGCCCCTGGAGGGCGAATTGTGGCGCAATGTGATCAGTCGCTGCTTCTCGCCACGCGAGGATGACGGTCACGAGATCTCCCTCAAGGATGGTCGGCGGCTGTCGATCGCCACCCGTTCGCTGGACGCCGAACCGGGTCAGTTGGTGCTGCTCAACGACCTGACGGAAACCCGCCGCCTGCAGGGCGAACTGGCCCGCCACGAGCGGCTGTCCTCGCTGGGGCGCATGGTCGCATCGCTCGCGCACCAGATCCGCACGCCGCTGTCGGCGGCACTGCTGTACGCCAGCCACCTCACCGAACAGATCCTGCCGGCCGAGACCCAGCAGCGCTTTGCCGGGCGACTCAAGGAGCGCCTGCACGAACTCGAGCACCAGGTGCGTGACATGTTGGTGTTCGCCCGTGGCGAGTTGCCGCTCAACGACCGTTTGACGCCGGATGCGCTGTTCGACGCGTTGCAAGAGGCTGCTCATGTTCAGCTCGAGGGCCAGCAAGTACGTTGGCAGTGCGACACTGTGCAGGGCGAGTTGCTGTGCAACCGCGATACGCTGGTCGGCACCGTGCTCAACCTGATCGAAAACGCGGTGCAGGCCAGTGGCGGCCAGGCGCGGATCAAGGTGCACCTGTATCGACGCGCCAATACCTTGCGCCTGTGCGTCACCGACAGCGGTAGCGGCATCGATGCAAAGACCCTGGCGCGTCTGGGCGAACCCTTCTTTACTACCAAGACGACTGGCACCGGCCTCGGGCTGGCAGTCGTCAAGGCCGTGGCGCGTGCGCACCAAGGCGAGTTGCAACTGCGCTCGCGTCCCGGCCGCGGCACCCGCGCCATGGTGACGCTGCCGCTGTTCGCCACTCAGGAGTAA